A window of the Verminephrobacter eiseniae EF01-2 genome harbors these coding sequences:
- a CDS encoding carbon-nitrogen hydrolase family protein, translating into MLELPHFKAAAVQTAPVFLDTDATVDKVVRLIGEAAGNGARLVAFPEVFVSAYPYWSWIGNPVEGSAWFEKLVRSAIEIPGPEIAKIAQAAARHRINVVVGANERNRHGIGTIYNTLVTIAEDGRILGRHRKLVPTWAEKLTWAPGDASALRVHDTSIGPLGSLACGENTNTLARFSLIAQGELVHVASYISLPVAPPDYDMAEAIKVRAAAHSFEGKLFTIVSCSTISEEIIAALEGDFPKARELLLRKNSAFSAVLGPDGRVIGQPLIDEEGIVYADIDLSRCIQPRQMHDISGHYNRFDVFDLRVNRRSLQAVRFDDAAEPAPIEPVTEPGQEPQP; encoded by the coding sequence ATGCTTGAACTTCCCCACTTCAAGGCGGCGGCGGTGCAGACGGCCCCCGTCTTCCTGGACACCGACGCCACGGTCGACAAGGTCGTGCGGCTGATCGGCGAGGCCGCCGGCAACGGCGCGCGCCTGGTGGCCTTTCCCGAGGTGTTCGTGTCCGCCTACCCCTACTGGAGCTGGATCGGCAACCCCGTGGAGGGCAGCGCCTGGTTCGAGAAGCTCGTACGCTCGGCCATCGAGATCCCCGGCCCCGAGATCGCCAAGATCGCCCAGGCCGCCGCGCGCCACAGGATCAACGTCGTGGTCGGCGCCAACGAGCGCAACCGCCACGGCATCGGCACGATCTACAACACCCTCGTGACCATCGCCGAGGACGGCCGCATCCTGGGCCGCCACCGCAAGCTCGTGCCCACCTGGGCCGAGAAGCTGACCTGGGCCCCGGGCGACGCCTCGGCGCTGCGCGTGCACGACACCAGCATCGGGCCCCTGGGGTCGCTGGCCTGCGGCGAGAACACCAACACCCTGGCACGCTTTTCCCTGATCGCCCAGGGCGAACTGGTGCACGTGGCCAGCTACATCTCGCTGCCCGTGGCCCCGCCGGACTACGACATGGCCGAGGCCATCAAGGTGCGCGCGGCCGCCCACAGCTTCGAGGGCAAGCTGTTCACCATCGTTTCGTGCTCCACCATCTCCGAGGAGATCATCGCTGCGCTGGAGGGCGACTTCCCGAAGGCGCGCGAACTGCTGTTGCGCAAGAACAGCGCGTTCTCCGCTGTGCTGGGCCCGGACGGGCGTGTGATCGGCCAGCCGCTGATCGACGAAGAGGGCATCGTCTACGCCGACATCGACCTGTCGCGCTGCATCCAGCCGCGCCAGATGCACGACATCAGTGGCCACTACAACCGCTTCGACGTCTTCGACCTGCGCGTCAACCGCCGCTCCCTGCAGGCCGTCCGCTTCGACGACGCCGCGGAGCCGGCCCCGATCGAACCCGTCACTGAACCCGGCCAGGAACCCCAGCCATGA
- a CDS encoding ABC transporter ATP-binding protein has protein sequence MLKVQGLTGGYGDSQVLFGIDFEAQAGQAVSLIGRNGMGKTTTVRTLMGMLPARGGSIELQGKVLGRLASHVVARLGVGLVPEGRRVFGSLSVEENLVATARAAEGRSGWSLDRVLDLFPRLRERRRQSARTLSGGEQQMLAIGRALMTNPQLLVLDEATEGLAPLIRHEIWDCLRTLKREGMTIVVVDKNLTEMASLLDRHHIVEKGRVVWSGTPEELKSRADLAHRYLGI, from the coding sequence ATGCTGAAAGTGCAGGGACTGACGGGCGGCTACGGCGACAGTCAGGTGCTGTTCGGGATCGACTTCGAGGCCCAGGCCGGACAGGCGGTGTCGCTGATCGGCCGCAACGGCATGGGCAAGACCACCACGGTGCGCACGCTCATGGGCATGCTGCCGGCGCGCGGCGGCAGCATCGAGCTGCAGGGCAAGGTGCTGGGACGGCTCGCATCGCATGTGGTGGCGCGCCTGGGTGTCGGGCTGGTGCCCGAGGGCCGGCGCGTGTTCGGTTCGCTGTCGGTGGAGGAGAACCTCGTGGCGACCGCGCGTGCGGCTGAGGGCCGCAGCGGCTGGTCGCTGGACCGCGTGCTGGACCTGTTCCCGCGTCTGCGCGAGCGCCGCCGCCAGTCAGCGCGCACGCTCTCCGGCGGCGAACAGCAGATGCTGGCCATCGGCCGCGCGCTGATGACCAACCCGCAACTGCTGGTGCTGGACGAGGCGACCGAGGGCCTGGCGCCGCTGATCCGGCACGAGATCTGGGACTGCTTGCGCACACTCAAGCGCGAGGGCATGACCATCGTCGTCGTCGACAAGAACCTCACCGAAATGGCGTCGCTGCTGGACCGCCACCACATCGTCGAAAAGGGCAGGGTGGTGTGGTCCGGCACGCCGGAAGAATTGAAATCGCGCGCGGACCTCGCGCACCGCTATCTCGGCATCTGA
- a CDS encoding ABC transporter ATP-binding protein, whose protein sequence is MVTEARTMLEVRGLRKAFGAVKATDGVDLALAEGAIHALIGPNGAGKSTLIAQLCGELRPDAGSIVLDGEDVTRLPAFARARKGLSRSFQITELCPDYTALENVVLSLMLTSGRAFQAWSNPRRDSGLVGGARRWLAEVGLGDRGDAHVRDLAHGEKRQLELAVALARSPRLLLLDEPMAGMGSEESSRMTTLLLGLKRRYTILLVEHDMDAVFALADRLTVLVYGKTIFTGTPDEVRAHPEVRSAYLGEQAC, encoded by the coding sequence ATGGTCACTGAGGCGCGGACCATGCTCGAAGTGCGCGGATTGCGCAAGGCGTTCGGTGCAGTGAAGGCCACGGATGGCGTGGACCTGGCGCTGGCCGAGGGCGCGATCCATGCGCTGATCGGCCCCAACGGCGCCGGCAAGTCGACGCTGATCGCGCAGTTGTGCGGCGAACTGCGCCCCGATGCCGGCTCCATCGTGCTCGACGGCGAGGACGTGACGCGCCTGCCGGCCTTCGCGCGGGCGCGCAAGGGCCTGTCCCGTTCGTTCCAGATCACCGAGCTGTGCCCGGACTACACGGCTCTGGAGAACGTCGTCCTGTCGCTGATGCTGACGTCCGGCCGCGCCTTCCAGGCCTGGTCGAACCCGCGCCGCGACAGCGGGCTCGTCGGGGGGGCACGGCGCTGGCTCGCCGAGGTCGGCCTCGGCGACCGGGGCGACGCACATGTGCGCGATCTGGCGCACGGCGAGAAGCGGCAACTGGAGCTCGCAGTCGCGCTGGCGCGCTCGCCACGGCTGCTGCTGCTCGACGAGCCGATGGCCGGCATGGGCAGCGAGGAGTCATCACGGATGACGACGCTGCTGCTGGGGCTCAAGCGGCGCTACACCATCCTGCTGGTCGAACACGACATGGACGCGGTCTTCGCCCTGGCCGACCGCCTCACCGTGCTGGTCTACGGCAAGACGATCTTCACCGGCACGCCGGACGAAGTGCGCGCCCATCCTGAGGTGCGGTCGGCCTACCTGGGAGAACAAGCATGCTGA
- a CDS encoding branched-chain amino acid ABC transporter permease: protein MTLLLEQLLNGLQFGAMLFMLASGLTLIFGIMGVVNLTHGSFYMLGAYCAAFALAHTGSFAAAVVAALLGAGAYGLLIEFTVIRRLYQRDHLYQVLATFGLILFTNEAVSLLFGRRPPLVDMPAVLQGAVPLAPGFEYPVARLAFIVIGALVALGLWWLVNRTRVGMLVRAGADDREMVSALGIDIRKLYTLVFGLGAVLCGLAGVMAAPLLAVEIGMGERVLITTFVVIVIGGVGSVRGALAGALLVGMVDSLGRAFLPQLLESLLTPEVATPLAAGLASASIYLLMALVLIVRPLGLFSSRS, encoded by the coding sequence ATGACGCTGCTGCTCGAACAACTGCTCAACGGGCTGCAGTTCGGGGCCATGCTGTTCATGCTGGCCTCCGGCCTCACGCTGATCTTCGGGATCATGGGCGTGGTCAATCTGACCCATGGCTCGTTCTACATGCTCGGCGCCTACTGCGCGGCGTTCGCGCTCGCGCACACGGGGTCCTTCGCGGCGGCAGTGGTGGCCGCACTGCTGGGGGCGGGCGCCTACGGCCTGCTGATCGAGTTCACCGTGATCCGTCGGCTCTACCAGCGCGATCATCTCTACCAGGTGCTGGCGACCTTCGGCCTGATCCTGTTCACCAATGAGGCCGTCAGCCTGCTGTTCGGCCGGCGCCCGCCGCTGGTCGACATGCCCGCCGTGTTGCAGGGTGCCGTGCCGCTGGCGCCGGGATTCGAGTATCCAGTGGCGAGGCTCGCCTTCATCGTCATCGGTGCGCTGGTGGCGCTGGGGCTGTGGTGGCTGGTGAACCGCACCCGTGTGGGCATGCTGGTACGTGCCGGCGCGGACGATCGCGAGATGGTCAGCGCGCTGGGCATCGACATCCGCAAGCTCTACACGCTGGTGTTCGGACTCGGTGCAGTGCTGTGCGGTCTGGCCGGCGTGATGGCCGCACCGTTGCTGGCGGTGGAGATCGGCATGGGCGAGCGCGTGCTGATCACCACTTTCGTGGTCATCGTCATCGGCGGCGTCGGGTCGGTGCGCGGCGCGCTCGCGGGCGCGCTGCTCGTGGGCATGGTCGACAGTCTCGGACGGGCCTTCCTGCCGCAGTTGCTGGAGAGTCTGCTGACACCCGAGGTCGCGACGCCGCTGGCCGCCGGCCTTGCGTCAGCCTCCATCTATCTGCTGATGGCCCTGGTGTTGATCGTTCGTCCGCTCGGGCTGTTCTCGTCGAGGTCTTGA
- a CDS encoding branched-chain amino acid ABC transporter permease, which translates to MSTPFPRSIPTSATPSPRVGLPVFLSRRTWVALVGLFLLALVPTGAEVSGTPYAINLATRFLIYGLAAVSLDLVLGYGAMVSFGHAMFFGVGGYVVAIVAHHALEAGPVFGWSGSMQALVVWPLALACCGLLGAAVGYLALRTRGVQFIMITLAFGQLVYFVLMSLQVYGGDDGLLMSQRNVVPGLDLDDPVVFYYLCLGLLAAWTFLCARVVGSRFGMVLQALRQSERRAVNLGVAPTPYRLSAFVLSAIGTGLAGVLWANYAGLVTPDMASWTQSGELMAIVILGGVGTLLGPIAGAAVFLGLEQALAAWTEHWMLVMGPILVIVVLAGRNGLFGRWLGGTHGH; encoded by the coding sequence ATGTCTACCCCCTTTCCAAGAAGCATTCCGACGTCTGCAACGCCCTCACCGCGAGTCGGTTTGCCCGTCTTCCTTTCTCGGCGCACCTGGGTCGCGCTCGTGGGCCTCTTCCTGCTGGCGCTGGTGCCCACCGGCGCAGAGGTGTCGGGCACGCCCTATGCGATCAACCTGGCCACGCGCTTCCTGATCTACGGGTTGGCAGCCGTATCGCTCGACCTGGTGTTGGGTTATGGCGCGATGGTCAGCTTCGGCCATGCGATGTTCTTCGGCGTGGGCGGCTACGTTGTGGCCATCGTGGCACACCATGCGCTGGAGGCAGGGCCTGTGTTCGGCTGGAGCGGGTCGATGCAGGCGCTGGTGGTCTGGCCCCTGGCGCTGGCCTGCTGCGGCCTGCTGGGCGCGGCGGTCGGCTACCTGGCGCTGCGCACGCGTGGCGTGCAGTTCATCATGATCACGCTGGCCTTCGGGCAACTGGTGTACTTCGTGCTGATGTCGCTGCAGGTTTACGGCGGCGACGACGGCCTGCTGATGTCGCAGCGCAATGTGGTGCCGGGGCTCGATCTGGACGATCCCGTGGTGTTTTACTACCTGTGCCTCGGCCTGCTGGCCGCCTGGACCTTCCTGTGCGCGCGCGTCGTCGGCTCGCGATTCGGCATGGTGCTGCAGGCGTTGCGCCAGAGCGAGCGCCGTGCCGTCAACCTGGGCGTCGCGCCGACGCCGTACCGCCTGTCGGCGTTCGTGCTGTCGGCCATCGGCACCGGCCTGGCCGGTGTGCTGTGGGCGAACTATGCGGGCCTCGTGACGCCGGACATGGCGTCGTGGACCCAGTCCGGGGAACTGATGGCGATCGTGATCCTGGGCGGCGTGGGGACGCTGCTCGGCCCGATCGCCGGTGCGGCGGTGTTCCTGGGGTTGGAGCAAGCTCTGGCTGCCTGGACCGAACACTGGATGCTGGTGATGGGGCCGATCCTGGTGATCGTCGTGCTGGCGGGGCGCAATGGCCTGTTTGGCCGCTGGCTGGGAGGCACCCATGGTCACTGA